One part of the Deltaproteobacteria bacterium genome encodes these proteins:
- a CDS encoding ferrous iron transporter B, translated as MSAALVHDPRPVHVALVGAPNAGKTTLFNVLTGSSARVGNYPGVTVERREGRLLGAPAEVRLLDLPGTYSLIGETPDEQIVEKALGGRLAGEPELDGIVCVVDATTLRRGLGLVREVLKRGLPTLLVLTMIDEVRARGGKLDPVRLSRILGIPVLGVVGHRGVGIDPLQRLLPDPSRWSRAVELPPADDAARRFAWVDQVCGAIGATELAPDTRTDRIDRVLLHPVFGLLVFAAVMVLLFQSIFSWAVPAMDAIDAGFGALARASREVLPAGWITDLWADGVIAGVGSVLIFLPQILILFTFIHLLQDVGYMARAAFVVDRVMGWVGLQGRSFVPLLSCYACAVPGIMAARTIASPRERLATILVAPFMTCSARLPVYTLLIAAFVPGTTLFGALGLQGLVMFALYGLGVATALASAALLSSTLLKGTPSVFYMELPPYRWPTARLLARQVGRSARAFLRRAGTIILATSIVLWGLLSFPRATPDPLLTAAEQARANLEASAASRLGHAIEPLIAPLGFDWKIGVGLVASLAAREVIVSTLAQIHAVAESDDSTNLREALRRDVDPETGEPVFALPVALALLVFFVFALQCTSTIVVMARETGSFRWPALAFGYMLGLAWLGAFVTHRVASLWLGLAAG; from the coding sequence ATGAGCGCGGCGCTCGTGCACGACCCCCGACCGGTTCACGTCGCGCTGGTCGGCGCGCCGAACGCTGGCAAGACCACGCTGTTCAACGTGCTCACCGGATCGAGCGCGCGAGTGGGGAACTATCCCGGTGTGACCGTCGAGCGACGCGAGGGCCGGCTGCTCGGAGCGCCCGCCGAGGTGCGCCTGCTCGATCTGCCCGGAACCTACAGCCTGATCGGCGAGACGCCCGACGAGCAGATCGTCGAGAAGGCGCTCGGTGGCCGACTCGCGGGCGAGCCCGAGCTCGACGGGATCGTCTGCGTCGTCGACGCGACCACGCTAAGGCGGGGACTCGGGCTGGTGCGCGAGGTGCTGAAGCGCGGGCTTCCGACGCTCCTCGTGCTGACCATGATCGACGAGGTGCGCGCGCGCGGCGGAAAGCTCGACCCGGTGCGGCTCTCGCGGATCCTGGGCATCCCGGTGCTCGGCGTCGTCGGCCACCGCGGCGTCGGGATCGATCCGCTGCAGCGGCTGCTCCCCGATCCGTCGCGCTGGTCGCGCGCCGTCGAGCTGCCGCCGGCCGACGACGCGGCACGGCGCTTCGCCTGGGTCGACCAGGTCTGCGGCGCGATCGGCGCGACCGAGCTCGCTCCCGACACGCGCACGGATCGGATCGATCGCGTGCTCCTGCACCCGGTCTTCGGGCTGCTCGTCTTCGCCGCGGTGATGGTCCTGCTCTTCCAGAGCATCTTCAGCTGGGCCGTGCCCGCGATGGACGCGATCGACGCGGGCTTCGGCGCGCTCGCGCGCGCCTCGCGCGAGGTGTTGCCGGCCGGCTGGATCACGGACCTCTGGGCCGATGGCGTGATCGCCGGCGTGGGCTCGGTCCTGATCTTCCTGCCACAGATCCTGATCCTTTTCACGTTCATCCACCTGCTCCAGGACGTCGGCTACATGGCGCGCGCGGCCTTCGTCGTCGACCGCGTGATGGGCTGGGTGGGTCTGCAGGGGCGAAGCTTCGTGCCGCTGCTCTCCTGCTACGCGTGCGCGGTGCCGGGCATCATGGCCGCGCGCACGATCGCATCGCCCCGCGAGCGCCTCGCCACGATCCTGGTCGCGCCGTTCATGACCTGCTCCGCGCGCCTGCCCGTGTACACGCTGCTGATCGCGGCGTTCGTCCCCGGCACGACGCTCTTCGGTGCGCTCGGTCTGCAGGGTCTGGTGATGTTCGCGCTCTACGGGCTCGGCGTCGCGACCGCGCTGGCCTCGGCCGCGCTGCTCAGCTCCACGCTGCTCAAGGGCACGCCCTCGGTCTTCTACATGGAGCTTCCGCCGTACCGCTGGCCCACCGCTCGCCTGCTCGCGAGGCAGGTCGGGCGCAGCGCGCGCGCGTTCCTGCGCCGCGCGGGCACCATCATCCTCGCGACGTCGATCGTGCTCTGGGGTCTGCTCTCGTTTCCCCGCGCCACCCCCGACCCGCTGCTCACGGCGGCCGAGCAGGCGCGCGCGAATCTCGAGGCGAGCGCCGCGTCCCGGCTCGGACACGCGATCGAGCCGCTGATCGCGCCGCTCGGCTTCGACTGGAAGATCGGCGTCGGGCTGGTCGCGAGCCTGGCCGCGCGCGAGGTGATCGTCTCGACGCTCGCGCAGATCCACGCCGTCGCGGAGAGCGACGACTCCACGAACCTGCGCGAGGCGCTTCGCCGCGACGTCGATCCCGAGACCGGCGAGCCCGTCTTCGCTCTGCCCGTCGCGCTCGCGCTCCTGGTCTTCTTCGTCTTCGCGCTGCAGTGCACCTCGACGATCGTGGTCATGGCGCGCGAGACCGGTAGCTTCCGCTGGCCGGCGCTCGCGTTCGGCTACATGCTCGGCCTGGCCTGGCTCGGCGCGTTCGTCACCCATCGGGTGGCGTCGCTCTGGCTCGGGCTCGCGGCCGGCTGA
- a CDS encoding 3'(2'),5'-bisphosphate nucleotidase CysQ gives MSDDAHPALLRGWRTRSLRPLRRVRAEASAPASALEIRLPRARPRLGRGRRRVSFEREADVAREAALAGGEVIRRHDSAERRASWEKSDDNPVTAADLEANSAIAAVLRAEFPGDAVLSEETADSAGRLSAERVWIVDPLDGTKEFVEGVPQFAVSIALAVRGRPVAACVYQPSTRECFHARSGGGAWLGSERLAVSSVETLSKSVMLSSRTEMKRGEIEVYRELFARIEPVGSVALKLALVAAARADLWISAAPKSEWDVCAGDLIVREAGGTFLELSRGERRYNQADVLLHPLLAAGPKRLVEEFRRRTCKG, from the coding sequence GTGTCGGATGATGCACATCCGGCGCTACTTCGAGGATGGCGAACCCGCTCCCTGCGGCCACTGCGACGTGTGCGAGCCGAAGCTTCGGCGCCGGCGTCGGCGCTCGAAATCCGGCTTCCGCGGGCCCGGCCCCGGCTCGGACGAGGAAGACGACGAGTGAGCTTCGAGCGTGAGGCGGACGTCGCGCGCGAGGCGGCGCTCGCCGGTGGCGAGGTGATCCGACGCCATGACTCCGCGGAGCGACGCGCGTCCTGGGAGAAGTCGGACGACAATCCCGTCACGGCCGCGGACCTGGAGGCGAACTCCGCGATCGCGGCGGTGCTGCGCGCGGAATTTCCCGGCGACGCGGTGCTCTCCGAGGAGACCGCGGACAGCGCCGGGCGCCTGTCGGCCGAGCGGGTCTGGATCGTCGACCCGCTCGACGGCACCAAGGAGTTCGTCGAGGGCGTGCCGCAGTTCGCGGTCTCGATCGCGCTCGCGGTTCGCGGTCGGCCGGTCGCGGCCTGCGTGTACCAGCCTTCCACGCGCGAGTGCTTCCACGCCCGGAGCGGCGGAGGCGCGTGGCTGGGATCGGAGCGGCTCGCGGTCTCGAGCGTGGAGACGCTTTCGAAGAGCGTGATGCTCTCCTCGCGAACCGAGATGAAGCGGGGCGAGATCGAGGTCTACCGCGAGCTCTTCGCGCGAATCGAGCCGGTGGGCTCGGTCGCGCTGAAGCTCGCACTGGTCGCCGCCGCGCGCGCGGATCTCTGGATCTCCGCCGCGCCCAAGAGCGAGTGGGACGTCTGCGCGGGCGACCTGATCGTGCGCGAGGCCGGCGGCACGTTCCTCGAGCTATCGCGCGGCGAACGCCGCTACAACCAGGCCGACGTTCTGCTCCACCCCCTGCTCGCAGCCGGGCCGAAGCGACTCGTCGAGGAGTTCCGGAGGCGAACGTGCAAAGGCTGA
- a CDS encoding ferrous iron transport protein A, whose translation MGAGPNQDVAIPLLALEVGRDARIAPADGPGAIPSRLEDLGFVPGTRLRVLRRAPFGDPVEVELRGYRICLRAEQMAGLMVLPDGSDSRG comes from the coding sequence ATGGGCGCGGGCCCGAACCAGGACGTGGCCATCCCCTTGCTGGCTCTCGAGGTCGGGCGCGACGCGCGGATCGCGCCCGCCGACGGGCCCGGCGCGATCCCGTCCCGTCTCGAGGACCTCGGCTTCGTCCCGGGAACGCGTCTGCGGGTGCTCCGGCGCGCGCCGTTCGGGGATCCGGTCGAGGTCGAGCTGCGCGGCTACCGGATCTGTCTCAGAGCCGAGCAGATGGCCGGGCTCATGGTCCTGCCGGATGGCTCGGATTCCCGCGGATGA
- a CDS encoding 3'-5' exonuclease produces the protein MLRIRPVSDEAYAVSELLVERLSERRIWLFDLEATGLDTSRERVTQIAGCLLEGGRLREETAFTSFVWPGDGIEIPKVVRELTGITLDTLRGAPEFPEAWDRHLEAARSADFWIGQSVFEFDVPLLEAELARHRRKVELPAILDSVVLATWLLGEPEERWSTSRLLQHYSVDTVGLRRHDALDDVKILGRLLAPMLRDVRQKRGDRLEIPPGAPLAVRRHPPIKT, from the coding sequence ATGCTCCGGATCCGCCCGGTCTCGGACGAGGCGTACGCCGTATCGGAGCTGCTCGTCGAGCGGCTGTCCGAGCGGCGCATCTGGCTCTTCGATCTCGAGGCGACGGGGCTCGACACGAGCCGCGAGCGAGTCACACAGATCGCCGGCTGCCTGCTCGAGGGAGGCCGACTGCGCGAGGAGACGGCGTTCACGAGCTTCGTCTGGCCGGGCGACGGGATCGAGATCCCCAAGGTCGTGCGCGAGCTGACCGGAATCACGCTCGACACGCTTCGCGGCGCTCCCGAGTTCCCCGAGGCCTGGGATCGGCACCTGGAGGCGGCGCGAAGCGCCGACTTCTGGATCGGCCAGAGCGTCTTCGAGTTCGACGTGCCGCTGCTCGAGGCGGAGCTGGCACGGCATCGCCGGAAGGTCGAGCTGCCGGCCATCCTCGATTCCGTCGTGCTCGCGACCTGGCTGCTCGGCGAGCCAGAGGAGCGCTGGAGCACCTCGAGGCTGCTGCAACACTACTCTGTGGATACCGTCGGACTGCGCCGCCACGACGCCCTCGACGACGTGAAGATCCTCGGTCGGCTGCTCGCGCCGATGCTTCGCGACGTGCGGCAGAAGCGCGGGGATCGGCTCGAGATCCCGCCCGGAGCGCCGCTCGCGGTCCGGCGCCACCCGCCGATCAAGACCTGA